In Amycolatopsis jiangsuensis, the following proteins share a genomic window:
- a CDS encoding peptidylprolyl isomerase, which translates to MATNQQRREAAKRKLERQLVRRAEQAKRRKIVGAGVVGGVVLIVAGLVVWIVNSGGGDDQATAAPPSSSTPPAPTASNIPTERTALPKRTKALPNPTTCSYPEDKTSEPPAKKPAVPDGKNVSSSGTVHITMKSTQGDIPITLDRSLAPCTVQSFESLAKSGFYTDTICHRLGVTELQMLQCGDPNAKGDVTADGRGGPGYAVPDEFIDGMKYGRGLLAMANTGQPNTGGSQFFMVYGKAELQPQYTIFGSISDEGLKVLDKIAKTGIGAVGQDGVTGEPKEPVKFTAVTVA; encoded by the coding sequence GTGGCGACCAACCAGCAGCGCCGCGAAGCCGCGAAGCGCAAACTCGAGCGGCAGCTCGTGCGCCGGGCCGAGCAGGCGAAGCGACGCAAGATCGTGGGCGCTGGAGTGGTCGGCGGTGTGGTGCTCATCGTCGCCGGTCTGGTGGTGTGGATCGTGAACAGCGGGGGCGGTGACGACCAGGCCACGGCGGCCCCGCCGTCGAGCTCGACCCCGCCGGCGCCGACGGCCTCGAACATCCCGACCGAGCGCACCGCGCTGCCGAAGCGGACGAAGGCCCTGCCGAACCCGACCACGTGCTCGTATCCGGAGGACAAGACGAGCGAGCCGCCGGCGAAGAAGCCGGCCGTGCCGGACGGCAAGAACGTGTCCTCGAGCGGCACCGTGCACATCACGATGAAGTCCACCCAGGGTGACATCCCGATCACGCTCGACCGTTCGCTCGCGCCGTGCACCGTGCAGAGCTTCGAGAGCCTCGCCAAGAGCGGCTTCTACACCGACACCATCTGCCACCGGCTCGGCGTGACCGAGCTGCAGATGCTGCAGTGCGGTGACCCGAACGCGAAGGGCGACGTCACCGCCGACGGCCGCGGCGGCCCCGGCTACGCGGTCCCGGACGAGTTCATCGACGGCATGAAGTACGGCCGTGGCCTCCTCGCGATGGCCAACACCGGCCAGCCGAACACCGGCGGCAGCCAGTTCTTCATGGTCTACGGCAAGGCGGAGCTGCAGCCGCAGTACACGATCTTCGGCAGCATCTCCGACGAGGGGCTCAAGGTCCTGGACAAGATCGCGAAGACCGGCATCGGCGCGGTCGGCCAGGACGGTGTCACCGGCGAGCCCAAGGAGCCGGTGAAGTTCACCGCGGTCACCGTCGCCTGA
- the yajC gene encoding preprotein translocase subunit YajC: MNQLLLPLLLLLVVAVPLIMGTRKQKKQQAAQKDLQDNLNPGDRVMTTSGLYATVADTSGDTTIDLEIAPGVVTTWLRLAVREKVEPVTETEETAELSDADETVSGVASTPSDAPAQETISEPEGEKPTAEIAPPLEHGKK, encoded by the coding sequence ATGAATCAGTTACTGCTGCCGTTGCTGCTGCTGCTCGTGGTGGCCGTGCCGCTCATCATGGGCACCCGCAAGCAGAAGAAGCAGCAGGCGGCCCAGAAGGACCTGCAGGACAACCTGAACCCCGGCGACCGCGTGATGACCACCTCGGGCCTCTACGCCACGGTGGCCGACACGTCCGGTGACACCACGATCGACCTCGAGATCGCCCCGGGTGTCGTCACCACCTGGCTGCGCCTGGCGGTGCGCGAGAAGGTCGAGCCGGTCACCGAGACCGAGGAGACCGCGGAGCTGTCCGACGCGGACGAGACCGTGTCCGGCGTCGCGTCGACCCCCTCGGACGCCCCGGCGCAGGAGACCATCTCCGAGCCGGAGGGCGAGAAGCCGACTGCGGAGATCGCGCCGCCGCTGGAGCACGGGAAGAAGTGA
- a CDS encoding adenine phosphoribosyltransferase, translated as MRLDEALDLIAEVPDFPEPGVLFRDLSSLFADGPGFAAVVDGLAATLTPEAELVAGVEARGFLLAAAVGYSRGLGVVLVRKPGKLPSVAGRVDYALEYGTASVELPAGVVRAGRRIAVFDDVLATGGTVAATGKLLEDAGAVVTGVSVVLELAALGGRAVLGGRTVHALRSV; from the coding sequence ATGCGGCTCGACGAGGCCCTCGACCTGATCGCCGAGGTGCCGGACTTCCCCGAGCCGGGGGTGCTGTTCCGGGACCTCAGCTCGCTGTTCGCGGACGGGCCGGGGTTCGCCGCGGTCGTCGACGGCCTGGCCGCCACGCTGACGCCGGAAGCCGAACTGGTCGCCGGTGTGGAGGCCCGCGGGTTCCTGCTCGCCGCCGCGGTGGGCTACTCGCGTGGCCTCGGCGTGGTGCTCGTGCGCAAGCCCGGCAAACTGCCGTCGGTCGCCGGGCGGGTGGACTACGCGCTGGAGTACGGCACCGCGAGCGTCGAGCTGCCGGCCGGGGTGGTGCGCGCCGGCCGGCGGATCGCGGTGTTCGACGACGTGCTCGCCACCGGCGGCACCGTCGCGGCCACCGGAAAGCTCCTCGAGGACGCCGGAGCCGTGGTGACCGGCGTGTCGGTCGTCCTCGAGCTCGCCGCCCTCGGTGGCCGCGCCGTCCTCGGCGGCCGGACCGTGCACGCACTGCGGTCGGTCTGA
- a CDS encoding RelA/SpoT family protein, with the protein MSQELDADVPAKDGGLSRANGAAPNPSATRRVRARLARRITAQRAAPVKQVLEPLAVIHRELHPNADLGLLQRAYDVAEELHRDQRRKSGDPYITHPLAVATILAELGMDTTTLVAALLHDTVEDTGYSLAELKADFGDKVGELVDGVTKLDKVKLGTSAEAETIRKMVIAMAKDPRVLVIKLSDRLHNMRTMRFLPPEKQARKARETLEVLAPLAHRLGMATVKWELEDLAFAILQPKKYDEIVRLVADRAPSRDTYLRKVIADLTANLVSSRVTAKVEGRPKHYYSIHQKMIVRGRDLDDIHDLVGVRILVEDVRDCYAAMGVVHALWQPVPGRFKDYIAQPRFGVYQSLHTTVIGPDGKPLEVQIRTYDMHRTAEYGIAAHWRYKETKGTHNGSANGMELDEIAWMRQLLDWQREAADPGDFLESLRYELGAREIFVFTPKGDVITLPADSTPVDFAYAVHTEVGHRCIGARVNGRLVALERKLENGEVVEIFTSKADNAGPSRDWLQFAGSPKARAKIRQWFAKERRDEAIESGKEAITKEIRKVGLPIQRLVSAESMGSVAKELRHGDISSLYAAVGEGHTSAKHVVQRLVALIGGVDEAEEELAERATPSTVTRRRGSNDVGVIVKGAGDVWAKLARCCTPVPGDEILGFVTRGGGVSVHRTDCTNADDLRAQPERLVEVEWAPSSSSVFLVAIQVEALDRHRLLSDVTKVLADEKVNILSASVTTSRDRVAVSRFSFEMGDPKHLGHVLKVVRGVEGVYDVYRVTSAS; encoded by the coding sequence GTGAGCCAGGAGCTCGACGCCGACGTGCCCGCGAAGGACGGCGGGTTGTCGAGGGCGAACGGCGCGGCGCCGAACCCGTCGGCCACCCGGCGGGTGCGCGCGCGGCTGGCGCGGCGCATCACCGCGCAGCGTGCCGCCCCGGTCAAGCAGGTGCTCGAGCCGCTGGCGGTGATCCACCGCGAGCTGCACCCCAACGCCGACCTCGGGTTGCTGCAGCGCGCCTACGACGTGGCCGAGGAGCTGCACCGCGACCAGCGGCGCAAATCCGGCGACCCGTACATCACGCATCCACTCGCGGTGGCCACCATCCTCGCCGAGCTGGGCATGGACACCACCACGCTGGTGGCCGCGCTGCTGCACGACACCGTGGAGGACACCGGCTACTCGCTGGCGGAGCTGAAGGCCGATTTCGGCGACAAGGTCGGCGAGCTGGTCGACGGCGTCACCAAGCTGGACAAGGTCAAGCTCGGCACCTCGGCCGAAGCGGAGACCATCCGCAAGATGGTGATCGCGATGGCGAAGGACCCGCGGGTGCTCGTCATCAAGCTCTCCGACCGGCTGCACAACATGCGCACCATGCGGTTCCTCCCGCCGGAGAAGCAGGCCCGCAAGGCCCGCGAGACGCTGGAGGTGCTGGCCCCGCTCGCGCACCGGCTCGGCATGGCCACGGTGAAGTGGGAGCTGGAGGACCTCGCGTTCGCGATCCTGCAGCCGAAGAAGTACGACGAGATCGTGCGCCTGGTCGCCGACCGCGCGCCGTCGCGGGACACCTACCTGCGCAAGGTGATCGCGGACCTCACCGCGAACCTGGTGTCCTCCCGGGTCACCGCGAAGGTCGAGGGACGGCCCAAGCACTACTACTCGATCCACCAGAAGATGATCGTCCGCGGCCGCGATCTGGACGACATCCACGACCTGGTCGGCGTGCGGATCCTGGTCGAGGACGTGCGGGACTGCTATGCCGCGATGGGGGTCGTGCACGCGCTGTGGCAGCCGGTGCCCGGCCGGTTCAAGGACTACATCGCGCAGCCGCGTTTCGGGGTGTACCAGTCGTTGCACACCACCGTGATCGGCCCGGACGGCAAGCCGCTCGAGGTGCAGATCCGGACCTACGACATGCACCGCACCGCGGAGTACGGCATCGCCGCGCACTGGCGGTACAAGGAAACCAAGGGCACGCACAACGGCAGCGCCAACGGCATGGAGCTGGACGAGATCGCGTGGATGCGCCAGCTGCTCGACTGGCAGCGGGAGGCCGCCGATCCGGGTGACTTCCTCGAATCGCTGCGCTACGAGCTCGGCGCGCGCGAGATCTTCGTGTTCACTCCCAAGGGCGACGTGATCACGCTGCCCGCGGACTCCACGCCGGTCGACTTCGCCTACGCCGTGCACACCGAGGTCGGGCACCGCTGCATCGGGGCCCGGGTGAACGGCAGGCTCGTCGCGCTCGAGCGGAAGCTGGAGAACGGCGAGGTCGTGGAGATCTTCACCTCCAAGGCCGACAACGCCGGACCGAGCCGCGACTGGCTGCAGTTCGCCGGTTCGCCGAAGGCGCGGGCGAAGATCCGCCAGTGGTTCGCGAAGGAACGCCGCGACGAGGCGATCGAATCCGGCAAGGAGGCGATCACCAAGGAGATCCGCAAGGTCGGCCTGCCGATCCAGCGGCTCGTGTCGGCCGAGTCGATGGGGTCGGTCGCCAAGGAGCTGCGCCACGGCGACATCTCCTCGCTGTACGCGGCCGTCGGCGAGGGCCACACCAGCGCCAAGCACGTGGTGCAGCGGCTGGTCGCGCTGATCGGCGGCGTGGACGAGGCCGAGGAGGAGCTGGCCGAGCGGGCCACGCCGTCCACCGTCACGCGCCGCCGCGGTTCGAACGACGTGGGCGTGATCGTCAAGGGCGCCGGTGACGTGTGGGCGAAGCTCGCGCGGTGCTGTACGCCGGTTCCGGGCGACGAGATCCTCGGCTTCGTCACGCGCGGCGGCGGGGTGAGCGTGCACCGCACCGACTGCACCAACGCCGACGATCTGCGGGCCCAGCCGGAGCGGCTGGTCGAGGTGGAGTGGGCGCCGTCGTCGTCCTCGGTGTTCCTGGTCGCCATCCAGGTGGAGGCGCTGGACCGGCACCGGCTGCTCTCGGACGTCACGAAGGTGCTCGCGGACGAGAAGGTCAACATCCTGTCCGCGTCGGTCACCACCTCGCGCGACCGGGTCGCGGTGAGCCGGTTCTCCTTCGAGATGGGCGATCCGAAGCACCTCGGGCACGTGCTGAAGGTGGTGCGCGGCGTGGAAGGAGTCTACGACGTGTACCGGGTCACTTCCGCCTCGTGA
- a CDS encoding enoyl-CoA hydratase/isomerase family protein produces the protein MTDGFSFTRDGAVARLTFTRPEKMNAINHEMWSAIPDVADRVEADPELKVLVLTGAGPHFSAGADIGEFRTLRATAEGAAAYDKAVDAAVAALTGMRKPSVAMIQGNCIGGGCQLSVACDFRFAADDARFGITPARLGIVYQYPSTRALVSLVGPAHAKYLLLSGELLAAPRAREIGLVHDVFPAAELAAATSRFVETLCSRSQASIRGMNRMIEKIVAGQEEADQEVEDIRLAVLHGADYAEGVDAFLTRRAPQFTD, from the coding sequence ATGACCGACGGATTCTCCTTCACCCGCGACGGTGCCGTCGCCCGGCTCACCTTCACCCGCCCGGAGAAGATGAACGCGATCAACCACGAAATGTGGTCGGCGATCCCGGACGTGGCCGATCGGGTGGAAGCGGACCCGGAGCTGAAGGTGCTGGTGCTGACCGGTGCCGGGCCGCATTTCTCGGCAGGCGCGGACATCGGTGAGTTCCGGACGCTGCGCGCCACGGCCGAAGGGGCCGCCGCCTACGACAAGGCAGTGGACGCCGCGGTGGCGGCTCTGACCGGGATGCGGAAGCCGTCGGTCGCGATGATCCAGGGCAACTGCATCGGCGGCGGCTGCCAGCTCTCGGTGGCCTGCGACTTCCGCTTCGCCGCCGACGACGCCCGGTTCGGCATCACCCCGGCCCGGCTGGGCATCGTCTACCAGTACCCGTCCACCCGTGCGCTGGTTTCGCTGGTCGGCCCGGCGCACGCGAAGTACCTGCTGCTGTCCGGCGAACTGCTGGCCGCGCCGCGGGCCCGCGAGATCGGCCTCGTTCACGACGTCTTCCCGGCCGCCGAGCTGGCGGCCGCGACGAGCCGGTTCGTCGAGACGCTGTGCTCGCGTTCGCAGGCCTCGATCCGCGGGATGAACCGGATGATCGAGAAGATCGTCGCCGGCCAGGAGGAGGCCGATCAGGAGGTGGAGGACATCCGGCTGGCCGTCCTGCACGGCGCGGACTACGCGGAGGGCGTGGATGCGTTCCTCACCCGCCGGGCACCGCAGTTCACCGACTAG
- the secF gene encoding protein translocase subunit SecF encodes MYVGTGALDIIGVRKRWYLAFALLVLVCLGSMIFRGFHLGIEFEGGTQIQLPARGAQGEITQSQVIGSFQKALGEQPAETQQVGAGASATFQLRSEALDAASVEKVKKQLFTDLAPIGSNGQPSERAISDSAVSASWGGEISRQALIALGVFLVAVVIFLAIYFDTRMAAAALISLLHDILVTAGLYSLVGFEVTPATVIGLLTILGFSLYDTVVVFDKVRENTRGLLGLSRRTYGEAANLALNQTLMRSFNTAFIALLPILGLLIVGSILLGSGTLQDLALVQLIGTLVGVLSSVALATPLLVDFKMRDPKYRQQAERVRARRAKAASRETGGDFDANDDDQLAAELRKEKAYAAAAGVPARTPKARPRPSAKPRPSAKKKR; translated from the coding sequence CTGTACGTGGGCACCGGTGCGCTGGACATCATCGGCGTCCGCAAACGCTGGTACCTCGCCTTCGCGCTGCTGGTGCTGGTGTGCCTCGGGTCGATGATCTTCCGCGGCTTCCACCTCGGCATCGAGTTCGAGGGCGGTACGCAGATCCAGCTGCCCGCCCGCGGCGCGCAGGGTGAGATCACCCAGTCGCAGGTGATCGGCTCCTTCCAGAAGGCGCTGGGCGAGCAGCCGGCCGAGACCCAGCAGGTCGGTGCCGGTGCGTCCGCGACCTTCCAGCTGCGGTCGGAGGCCCTCGACGCGGCGTCGGTGGAGAAGGTCAAGAAGCAGCTGTTCACCGACCTCGCCCCGATCGGCAGCAACGGACAGCCGAGCGAACGGGCGATCAGTGACAGCGCGGTGAGCGCGTCCTGGGGCGGCGAGATCTCCCGGCAGGCGCTGATCGCGCTCGGGGTGTTCCTGGTCGCCGTGGTGATCTTCCTGGCGATCTACTTCGACACCCGGATGGCCGCGGCGGCACTCATCTCGCTGCTGCACGACATCCTGGTGACCGCGGGCCTGTACTCGCTGGTCGGTTTCGAGGTCACGCCGGCGACGGTGATCGGCCTGCTGACCATTCTCGGCTTCTCGCTGTACGACACGGTGGTGGTGTTCGACAAGGTCCGGGAGAACACCCGCGGCCTGCTCGGCCTGAGCCGCCGCACCTACGGCGAGGCGGCGAACCTGGCGCTGAACCAGACGCTGATGCGGTCGTTCAACACCGCGTTCATCGCGCTGCTGCCGATCCTCGGCCTGCTCATCGTCGGGTCCATCCTGCTCGGCTCGGGCACCCTGCAGGACCTGGCGCTGGTGCAGCTCATCGGCACCCTGGTCGGCGTGCTGTCCTCGGTCGCGCTGGCCACCCCGCTGCTGGTCGACTTCAAGATGCGTGATCCGAAGTACCGGCAGCAGGCCGAGCGCGTGCGAGCCCGCCGCGCGAAGGCCGCCTCCCGGGAGACCGGCGGCGACTTCGACGCCAACGACGACGACCAGCTGGCCGCCGAGCTGCGCAAGGAAAAGGCGTACGCGGCGGCGGCCGGGGTGCCGGCCCGCACGCCGAAGGCCAGGCCGCGTCCGTCGGCCAAGCCGCGCCCGTCGGCGAAGAAGAAGCGCTGA
- the secD gene encoding protein translocase subunit SecD — MAPSAGHLRPGRYLAFFALLVVALYALVFFTGDGKPTPKLGIDLQGGTRVTLTARTPDGGQPTRDQLNQARQIIETRVNGIGVGGTNVVLDGNNVVITVPGEQGDQAKNLGRTAKLGFREVITSQPNTPAGPQGQPGTSPSPSAPPATGQPGGGGGAEGAPAQQPPGSAPPSSSAGDGQTPVEQARKVRQNPDLTGSDQAKAQAAQQAALAALTCAPNAADPLEGNDLPNQPLVTCGDKDATKYVLGPEFLPGTEISDANSGYDQQRGQWVVDLTFKGAGGKTWGDFTSSHVGKQAAFVLDTDVVSAPTIQGAILGGNTQITGQFTQGDAKNLADILKYGSLPLSFDSSDATTVSATLGLASLEAGLIAGAVGLIVVFIYCLFYYRLLGILTIWSLAMAELLVYAVLVLLGRWIGYTLDLAGVAGLIIAIGITADSFVIYFERLKDEIREGRTFRSAVPRGWTRARRTILASDAVSFLAAAILYIIAVGDVQGFAFTLGMSTLLDLVVVYLVTHPLVAMVSTARSKFLSNPRNLGLGSVQRMGAQRKAARSAARRTNVKEA; from the coding sequence GTGGCACCATCGGCCGGGCATCTCCGCCCGGGACGCTATCTCGCCTTCTTCGCCCTGCTCGTGGTCGCGCTGTACGCGCTGGTGTTCTTCACCGGCGACGGCAAGCCCACGCCCAAGCTCGGCATCGACCTGCAGGGCGGCACCCGGGTCACGCTCACCGCGCGCACCCCGGACGGCGGCCAGCCCACCCGCGACCAGCTGAACCAGGCCCGGCAGATCATCGAGACCCGGGTCAACGGCATCGGCGTGGGCGGCACGAACGTGGTGCTCGACGGCAACAACGTCGTCATCACGGTGCCGGGCGAGCAGGGCGACCAGGCGAAGAACCTCGGCCGGACCGCGAAACTCGGCTTCCGCGAGGTGATCACCTCGCAGCCGAACACCCCGGCGGGACCGCAGGGCCAGCCGGGCACCTCGCCCTCGCCGTCCGCGCCGCCCGCGACGGGACAGCCGGGCGGCGGCGGAGGTGCCGAAGGCGCCCCGGCGCAGCAGCCCCCGGGCAGCGCGCCGCCCTCGTCCTCGGCCGGCGACGGGCAGACCCCGGTCGAGCAGGCCAGGAAGGTGCGGCAGAACCCCGACCTGACCGGCAGCGACCAGGCCAAGGCCCAGGCCGCGCAGCAGGCCGCGCTGGCCGCGCTCACCTGTGCGCCGAACGCCGCCGACCCGCTCGAGGGCAACGATCTGCCCAACCAGCCGCTGGTCACCTGCGGCGACAAGGACGCGACCAAGTACGTGCTCGGACCGGAGTTCCTGCCCGGCACGGAGATCTCCGACGCCAACTCCGGCTACGACCAGCAGCGCGGCCAGTGGGTCGTCGACCTGACCTTCAAGGGCGCCGGCGGCAAGACCTGGGGCGACTTCACCTCGTCGCACGTGGGCAAGCAGGCCGCGTTCGTGCTGGACACCGACGTGGTCTCGGCGCCGACCATCCAGGGCGCGATCCTCGGCGGCAACACCCAGATCACCGGGCAGTTCACCCAGGGCGACGCGAAGAACCTGGCGGACATCCTCAAGTACGGTTCGCTGCCGCTGTCGTTCGACTCCTCGGACGCCACCACGGTGTCCGCGACGCTCGGGCTCGCCTCGCTGGAAGCCGGCCTCATCGCCGGCGCGGTCGGCCTGATCGTGGTGTTCATCTACTGCCTGTTCTACTACCGGCTGCTGGGCATCCTCACCATCTGGTCACTGGCCATGGCCGAGCTGCTCGTGTACGCGGTGCTGGTGCTGCTGGGACGGTGGATCGGCTACACGCTGGACCTCGCCGGCGTGGCCGGCCTGATCATCGCGATCGGCATCACCGCGGACTCGTTCGTCATCTACTTCGAACGGCTCAAGGACGAGATCCGCGAGGGCCGCACGTTCCGGTCCGCGGTGCCGCGAGGCTGGACCCGTGCCCGGCGCACGATCCTCGCCTCGGACGCGGTGAGCTTCCTGGCCGCGGCGATCCTCTACATCATCGCGGTCGGCGACGTGCAGGGCTTCGCGTTCACCCTGGGCATGTCGACGCTGCTCGACCTCGTGGTGGTCTACCTGGTCACGCATCCGCTGGTGGCGATGGTGTCCACCGCGAGGTCCAAGTTCCTGTCGAATCCGCGGAACCTCGGCCTCGGTTCCGTCCAGCGGATGGGCGCGCAGCGGAAGGCCGCCCGCTCGGCGGCCCGTCGCACGAACGTGAAGGAGGCCTGA